The sequence AATTGGATATGATGACATATCCAAAAGATACGAGGTACTGCACTTAAATCATTGAACCGCCAAGTACCGGACGGTATGCTTGGTGGTGTGAGAGGTCGGTAGATAAATTAATTATCTACCTCCTACTCGATTTTTTATATATTAGAAACGTGGTCATGCTACTTTTCATATACTGATTTTGAAAGGGGAGAGTAGTATGATTACGGAGATCACATTAGTAACAAAGAATTATAAAACACAATTAAATAATTTTGTGAGTTTTTATGCTACTAAGTTTAAACAAGAAATAAATGGATTTTTGATATGGAAACTTCGTAGTTCAGATAGTTATGGCTTTGTTAATAAGCTTGCTAAAAAACTAGCATATTGGTATACAACAGAAATCAAAAGGGTTTTGCTTTACGAGCTGTCAGAACAAAAACATTGGCACTTAAATAAAGAGGATTATGAACAAATTATTGAAAAGACTTTAAATGAAAAATATAAAAAGAACAATGATTTGTTATATTGGGAAGAGAACCGAATCAAAGAACAATTAGAAGAATATCTCTTAGGTAGTCATTACTTAGATATTGAAGGTTTTTTAAGGTTTAGATTAAAATGGTTTATAGAAGTTTTAGATAATCTTTTAGATGAGTTAATTAACGAATATTTAATGAAAAAAGAATATGAAGATTTTTTGTCTGTACTACAATACTTTGTGAAAGACCAACCTTGTAGAGTAGGTAAAGTTCATTTAATATACAGAAAAGAACAATTTGAACTAAAAAATGAACTATGGGAAAGTTTTTCAAGAGAGTATTTAGAAAGTATTGTTAATGAAGAAGAAACTGGTGCTAGAGATGAAGAACTTTTTATGTCCGCTGTAATAGCTTTAACCCCTAAAGAAATTATAATTCATACTGAAGAAAATTCAATAACTACAAAAAAAGAATATGATACAGAATTAGATTTTTTTGAAGCTGTAGAGACTATCTTTTCAGGAAGGGTTAATTACTGTACAAATTGTAAGCTTTGCGAAAGGTATATTAGAAAATGAGTGCTTAATTGTAAAATCAAATTGAACTAAATAAAAACTCCATAGTGGACCCAACTGTAATATAATTAATTCGCCAGAAAAAAACTAATTACAGGAATGGTGCACACTATGGATCACTTTAATGATACACCAACTCCCGCAATAATAAACACCTAAATGATTTCGAGCAAGGAAAAATTGAGTTACTGCATAAACAAGGCTACAGCCCATACGCTATCGGTAAAATTTTAAATAGAGCATCAAACACTATTCGAAATAAACTAAAGGCACAGTAACCTAACTCAAATCAAGGCTCTTAGACTATGTCAAATTTATTATCCAGATACAGCTAAAAGAATATATGAAAAGAACCGAAATAACTGCGGACCTAAATTTAAGTTTTTACAATGTGAAGAATTCATCAATCATGCTACAAATTTGTTTTGGAATCCCAAGTTTTCTTTGGATTCTATTTGTGGGTCTCTCAAAAGACAAAACAAATTCCCTAAAGAAACTATGGTATCAACTAAAACGTTCTATAATTACGTTGATGCAGGTTTACTCAATATTAAAAACATTGATCTACCGCTAAAGACTAGACGCAGGACTAAACTTAAACGAATTAGAAAACATAAAAAGATTTTAGGAACGAGTATTAGCGAACGACCTAAAGAAGTAAATGATCGTTAAGTATTTGGTCACTAGGAAATTGACATCGTGATTGTTAAGAAAACAACTGAACCTGTGTTACTAACTATTACTGAGAGGAAAACTCGCAAAGAAATTATACGTAAGATTCCTGCTAAAACGACTGAAGCTGTACAAGAAACTTTAGCAAACCTGGCTTATGAAATGGGTGATAGTTTTTCAAAAGTCTTCAAGAGCTTTACTGCTGATAATGGTCTAGAGTTTGCAGATCTAGCATCTTTTGAGAAAACTAAACACCAAAGTTTACTTTGCACATCCTTACTCTTCTGGAAAAAGAGGAACTAACGAACGACATACCAGCTTGATTAGACGTTTCATCCCAAAAGGGAAGAGTCTCTCTGATTTTTCATCACAAGCAATTGCTAGAGTTCAAACCTGGTGCAATACCTTACCCAGACGGATCCTTGGCTACTTATCTCCGACGAGGCGTTCTTAGAACAGTGTAGTGTTCTACTGGAGTAACAATTTTTATATTACAGTTGGAAACTAGTTCAATTTAATATTGCAATTTAGCTTAGAAAATGAGTTGTGATTTATGTGTATTACGAGGCATTGAATTGGATATAATATAAAACTATAAGGGGACTGCATATTCTATGTTATCTTCAACTGTTATTTTTATACCGATAATTTCTAGTTTAATTGGTTGGCTTACTAATTTTATAGCAATCAAACTTCTTTTTTGGCCCCATGAAAAAATCAGCTTACCCATATTAGATATCGAAATTCAAGGTTTATTATCACGAAGAAAATCAGAAATTGCACAAAGTATAGGGGGAGTTGTGGCTAAAGAGCTACTCCCCTCAGGAAAATTAATTGAAGAGATTGACGAATATAGGACGATAAATAAGATTCAAAGGTCAGTTGAAAAAGCTATTAAAGAAAAGTTACAAACAAGATTGAGGTATTTACCCGAGTATATTAGAGAGAGAGTTATTGAAAATGTGAGACAGTCAATTGGTCGTAATATAGAAACATCTCTACATAATAACTTTCAAATAATACTTCAAGATTTAACTAGTTATATTGATATCGAAAAACTAATTAAAAAGGAAATTATGAATTTAGATACCCGAGAGGTAGAGAAACTAGTACTTCGAGTTGCGAGAAAAGAGTTTAAGTTTATTGAAACTCTAGGGAGTATACTAGGTTTTGTAGTTGGTCTATTTCAACTTATTTTTCTTTATCTTTTCTATTGACAAGCAGGTAACAAAAGAATATAATTTTCATAACAATCATTACCGATGAAAAGCGATGAAGAGGACAGTATAGTAGTGAATTCTGGAACCAGAGAATATCTGCCATGGCTGGAAGCAGATAACACCGGAGACTACTAGAAGACCACCTCGGAGCTTGAGACTGAAGTAAGTAAGTCGTCAGGCAGCCCTGCCTTATGGGGTAGAGCGAACTATATTCTTTTTTTAAGAATATAGTTAAGTTGGGTGGAACCGCGAGTAAACCTCTCGTCCCGATGTCAAAGACACGGGGTGAGAGGTTATTTTTATTAGCAAAATAAGTGAGGAGGGATAGTATGATTAATATTACTTTAAAAGATGGTTCTGTAAAACAACTATCAAAAAATAGTACTGTGTATGATTTAGCTTTAGAACTTAGTAAGCGTTTAGCGAAGGAAGCGATGGGGGCAAAAGTTGATGGTAAATTAGTTGGGATGGATTATGAGTTAACCGATGACTGTCAAGTTGATATTGTAACTTTTGATGAAGAAGAAGGAAAAGAAGTATATCGTCATACATCAGCTCATGTGTTAGCTCAAGCTGTAAAACGGTTATTTGATGAAGTTAAATTAGGTATAGGACCAGCAATAAAAGATGGCTTTTATTATGATTTAGACTTAAATGAATCACTTTCAGATAATGATTTAGAAAAAATTAAAAAGGAAATTAAAAAGATTATTAAAGAAGATCTTCCTATTGAGAAAAAAGTGTACTCAAGAAGCGAAGCTATTAAAATGTTTGAAGATATGGGTGAAGAATACAAAGTAGAGTTAATTAAAGACTTAGATGAACAAGAAGAAATAACTTGTTATCAACAAGGGGAATTTATTGATCTTTGTCAGGGACCACATTTAACTTCTACTGGTAAAATCAAGGAAACTGCTATTGATTTATTAAAAGTGGCTGGTGCTTATTGGCGTGGCGATGAAAAACGTCCCATGTTACAAAGAATTTATGGAACTTCATTTCTTAAGAAATCTCAATTAGAAGAATACTTACATCGGTTAGAAGAAGCGAAAAAACGCGATCATAGGAAATTAGGAAAAGAGCTAGAATTATTTAGCTTACATGAAGAAGCTCCAGGATTTCCTTTTTATCATAACAACGGTATGATAATCATGAATGAACTTATTGACTTTTGGCGAAAAGAACACCAAAAAGCAGGTTATCAAGAAATTAACACTCCAATTATATTAAACCGTCAATTGTGGGAAAGATCAGGTCACTGGGATCATTATAAAGAGAATATGTACTTTACAGAGATAGATGAAGAAGATTATGCTGTTAAGCCTATGAATTGTCCTGGGGCTATGCTTGTATATAAAAATAATATGTACAGTTATCGTGATTTTCCATTACGTGTTGGTGAACTAGGTAAAGTACATAGACATGAATTATCAGGTGCACTTCATGGTCTTATGAGAGTAAGAAGCTTTACCCAAGATGACGCTCATATTTTTATGTTACCTTCTCAGATTGAACAAGAGATTGAACGAGTTATTAATTTAATTGATAAATTCTACCAAAAATTTGGATTTAATTATTATGTTGAACTTTCAACTAAACCAGAAAAAGCTATGGGACCAGATGAAATTTGGGATAAAGCTACAAATGCACTAGAAACGGTACTTAAAAAACGTGGTATTGATTATATTATTAATGAAGGAGACGGTGCATTTTACGGTCCTAAAATAGACTTTCAGTTAGAAGATGCTATTGGTCGTTCATGGCAATGTGGTACTATTCAGTTAGATTTCTTACTTCCTGAAAGATTTGACCTTACTTATATCGGAGAAGATGGCCAAAAACATAGACCAGTTATGATTCATAGAGTTGTATATGGAGCGTTAGAGAGGTTTTTTGCATTACTAATTGAACACTATGAAGGAAAGTTTCCGCTATGGATTTCTCCAGTACAATCTGTGATTATACCTATAGCAGATAGGCATATTGAGTATGGACAAAAAGTTCAAGAAGAATTTCTAGAAAAAGGAATTAGAGTTAAACTTGATACTAGAAACGAAAAGATTGGGTACAAAATTAGAGATGCTCAAATGAAGAAAACTCCTTATATGTTAATTGTAGGAGATGAAGAGGTTGAAAATGGATCAGTATCTGTGAGAACACGTGAAGATGGTGATTTAGGTTCACGTAATACAACTGATATTGCAGATGAAATTAAACAAAAAATAGATAGAAAAGAATAACAGTGTATGATTGACTTTTGATAAGCTAGATGATATACTACCACTGAACTAAATAGGAAAGAAGTAGAAGCTACTCGCTTCTCACCTTACAACGTATAGTTCGTAAGGTTGCCGTGATAAAATTCTATGACTGTGTCTATTTTTAGACTATGGTTAATAGTGTATAAATTCGGCTAAAAAGAGCGAGTATTGATACTCGCTCTTTTATTATGTTTAATACTATTTATGTATAATTCTCAGGAGGTGAAAAAATATTAGCAAAGAGCTACCTGTAAATGAGCAAATTAGAGCTCGAGAAATTCGAGTTGTTAGTAAGGACGGTAAACAGTTAGGAATTATGCACCCTAAAGAAGCAATGAAAATTGCAGAAGAAGAAGGATTAGATTTAGTAACAGTTGCTCCACAGGCGAAACCGCCAGTGTGTCGTATTATGGATTATGGTAAATTTAAGTACGAACAAAATAAGAAAGAAAAAGAAGCAAAGAAAAAGCAAAAGACAATGAATATAAAAGAAGTTAAGTTAAGACCAAACATTGAAGACAATGATTTTAATACTAAATTAAAAAATGCTACAAAATTCTTGAAAAAAGAAGACAAAGTGAAAGTGACCATTATGTTTAGAGGACGAGAAATTACTCATCCACAAATAGGTCGAGAGCTTTGTGAAAAGTTAGCAAATGAAGTGAAAGATATTGCAGTAGTTGAGAAAAAACCTAGTGTTGAGGGGAAAAATATGATTATGGTATTAGCCCCAAGACAAGAAAAAGACCAATAATATATTTCTAAATACGCTAACATACGGAAGGGAGGATAAAATCATGCCTAAGATGAAAACTCATAAAGGTGCAGCTAAACGCTTCAAGAAAACGGGTAAAGGTCGAGTTAAAAGAAATAAAGCTTTTACAAGTCATATTCTTACTAAAAAGAGCCCTAAAAGGAAGCGTAACTTAAGGAAAGCGACTGTTATGAGAAAGGCTGATGAAAAACGTATCGAAAAGCTTCTTCCATAATAACAGTTATAAATATAGTCATTAAAAAGGAGGTAGAAGAAAATGCCAAGAGTAAAAACTGGAACTACTAGACGTCGACGTCATAATGATGTTTTGAAGCTTGCTAAAGGCTATCGTGGTTCTAAAAGCCGTTTATTTAAAATTGCAAATCAGCAGGTTATGAAATCTTTTAACTATGCTTATAGAGATAGAAGAACTAGAAAAAGAGATTTTAGAAAGCTTTGGATTGCAAGAATTAACGCTGCTTGTAGACAAAGAGGGCTTTCATACAATAAATTTATCAATGGATTGAAAAAAGCTGAAGTTGAAGTTAATAGAAAAATGTTAGCTGATATGGCAATTAATAATGAACAAGCTTTTGATCAATTAGTAGAAACTGCAAAAAAACACGTATAAGATAAATCATTAAGGAACTCTTCAGAAAGGGTTCCTTATTTTTCTTAGTGCTATAATATTGATTTTAAAGTTTAAAATATGGTTGAAATTCTAATAATAATTACAGTGGGGTGATATAGTAATGGTAGTAAGAGACAAGACAACATTCAACCCAGCTAAAATATTAGTACTAGGATTTTTATCTTTAATCTTAATAGGAACAATATTATTAAGTTTACCTATAGCTGTTAATGGTGATAGAGTACCATTATTAGATGCAATATTCACTGCTACATCAGCAGTTTGTGTTACAGGATTAGTAGTTGTCGATACAGGTACTA comes from Natranaerobius trueperi and encodes:
- the ytxC gene encoding sporulation protein YtxC, with amino-acid sequence MITEITLVTKNYKTQLNNFVSFYATKFKQEINGFLIWKLRSSDSYGFVNKLAKKLAYWYTTEIKRVLLYELSEQKHWHLNKEDYEQIIEKTLNEKYKKNNDLLYWEENRIKEQLEEYLLGSHYLDIEGFLRFRLKWFIEVLDNLLDELINEYLMKKEYEDFLSVLQYFVKDQPCRVGKVHLIYRKEQFELKNELWESFSREYLESIVNEEETGARDEELFMSAVIALTPKEIIIHTEENSITTKKEYDTELDFFEAVETIFSGRVNYCTNCKLCERYIRK
- a CDS encoding DUF445 domain-containing protein — its product is MLSSTVIFIPIISSLIGWLTNFIAIKLLFWPHEKISLPILDIEIQGLLSRRKSEIAQSIGGVVAKELLPSGKLIEEIDEYRTINKIQRSVEKAIKEKLQTRLRYLPEYIRERVIENVRQSIGRNIETSLHNNFQIILQDLTSYIDIEKLIKKEIMNLDTREVEKLVLRVARKEFKFIETLGSILGFVVGLFQLIFLYLFY
- the thrS gene encoding threonine--tRNA ligase; this translates as MINITLKDGSVKQLSKNSTVYDLALELSKRLAKEAMGAKVDGKLVGMDYELTDDCQVDIVTFDEEEGKEVYRHTSAHVLAQAVKRLFDEVKLGIGPAIKDGFYYDLDLNESLSDNDLEKIKKEIKKIIKEDLPIEKKVYSRSEAIKMFEDMGEEYKVELIKDLDEQEEITCYQQGEFIDLCQGPHLTSTGKIKETAIDLLKVAGAYWRGDEKRPMLQRIYGTSFLKKSQLEEYLHRLEEAKKRDHRKLGKELELFSLHEEAPGFPFYHNNGMIIMNELIDFWRKEHQKAGYQEINTPIILNRQLWERSGHWDHYKENMYFTEIDEEDYAVKPMNCPGAMLVYKNNMYSYRDFPLRVGELGKVHRHELSGALHGLMRVRSFTQDDAHIFMLPSQIEQEIERVINLIDKFYQKFGFNYYVELSTKPEKAMGPDEIWDKATNALETVLKKRGIDYIINEGDGAFYGPKIDFQLEDAIGRSWQCGTIQLDFLLPERFDLTYIGEDGQKHRPVMIHRVVYGALERFFALLIEHYEGKFPLWISPVQSVIIPIADRHIEYGQKVQEEFLEKGIRVKLDTRNEKIGYKIRDAQMKKTPYMLIVGDEEVENGSVSVRTREDGDLGSRNTTDIADEIKQKIDRKE
- the infC gene encoding translation initiation factor IF-3 — encoded protein: MSKELPVNEQIRAREIRVVSKDGKQLGIMHPKEAMKIAEEEGLDLVTVAPQAKPPVCRIMDYGKFKYEQNKKEKEAKKKQKTMNIKEVKLRPNIEDNDFNTKLKNATKFLKKEDKVKVTIMFRGREITHPQIGRELCEKLANEVKDIAVVEKKPSVEGKNMIMVLAPRQEKDQ
- the rpmI gene encoding 50S ribosomal protein L35, which gives rise to MPKMKTHKGAAKRFKKTGKGRVKRNKAFTSHILTKKSPKRKRNLRKATVMRKADEKRIEKLLP
- the rplT gene encoding 50S ribosomal protein L20; its protein translation is MPRVKTGTTRRRRHNDVLKLAKGYRGSKSRLFKIANQQVMKSFNYAYRDRRTRKRDFRKLWIARINAACRQRGLSYNKFINGLKKAEVEVNRKMLADMAINNEQAFDQLVETAKKHV